The following proteins come from a genomic window of Phycodurus eques isolate BA_2022a chromosome 9, UOR_Pequ_1.1, whole genome shotgun sequence:
- the LOC133407609 gene encoding eukaryotic translation initiation factor 4E-1A-like isoform X2 has protein sequence MATACMVIPSITPKSEKEESKTSVQGLVESPELYIKHPLQNRWALWFFKNDKSKSWQANLRLISTFDTVEDFWALYNHIQLSSNLMSGCDYSLFKDGIEPMWEDRRNRRGGRWLITLSKQQRKADLDRFWLETLLCLVGEAFDDHSDDVCGAVINVRAKGDKIAIWTTDYENKEAITHIGRVYKERLGVPSKVVIGYQSHADTATKSGSTTKNKFVA, from the exons ATGGCGACCGCCTGTATG GTGATACCCTCCATCACTCCAAAGTCAGAGAAGGAAGAGAGCAAGACAAGTGTTCAAGGACTGGTTGAAAGTCCAGAATTGTACATCAAGCATCCGTTACAGAACAG GTGGGCCCTTTGGTTTTTCAAGAATGATAAGAGCAAATCTTGGCAAGCCAATCTCCGCCTCATCTCGACATTTGACACGGTGGAGGACTTCTGGGC GTTGTATAACCATATTCAGCTGTCCAGTAACTTGATGTCTGGCTGTGACTATTCACTCTTTAAG GATGGGATTGAGCCCATGTGGGAGGACAGACGGAACCGGCGAGGCGGCCGCTGGCTCATCACGCTGTCCAAGCAGCAGCGCAAAGCCGACCTGGATCGCTTCTGGTTGGAGACG CTCCTTTGTCTGGTGGGGGAAGCGTTTGACGACCACAGCGACGACGTGTGCGGCGCTGTCATCAACGTACGAGCCAAAGGGGACAAGATTGCCATCTGGACCACAGACTATGAAAACAAGGAGGCCATCACGCACATAGG GCGTGTGTACAAAGAGCGGCTCGGCGTCCCTTCCAAAGTGGTCATCGGCTACCAGTCGCACGCTGACACGGCCACAAAGAGCGGCTCCACCACCAAGAACAAGTTTGTCGCCTGA
- the LOC133407609 gene encoding eukaryotic translation initiation factor 4E-1A-like isoform X1 — MATACMVIPSITPKSEKEESKTSVQGLVESPELYIKHPLQNRWALWFFKNDKSKSWQANLRLISTFDTVEDFWALYNHIQLSSNLMSGCDYSLFKDGIEPMWEDRRNRRGGRWLITLSKQQRKADLDRFWLETVCFAAMISARSVLPSGPSCEDVPVPQLLCLVGEAFDDHSDDVCGAVINVRAKGDKIAIWTTDYENKEAITHIGRVYKERLGVPSKVVIGYQSHADTATKSGSTTKNKFVA, encoded by the exons ATGGCGACCGCCTGTATG GTGATACCCTCCATCACTCCAAAGTCAGAGAAGGAAGAGAGCAAGACAAGTGTTCAAGGACTGGTTGAAAGTCCAGAATTGTACATCAAGCATCCGTTACAGAACAG GTGGGCCCTTTGGTTTTTCAAGAATGATAAGAGCAAATCTTGGCAAGCCAATCTCCGCCTCATCTCGACATTTGACACGGTGGAGGACTTCTGGGC GTTGTATAACCATATTCAGCTGTCCAGTAACTTGATGTCTGGCTGTGACTATTCACTCTTTAAG GATGGGATTGAGCCCATGTGGGAGGACAGACGGAACCGGCGAGGCGGCCGCTGGCTCATCACGCTGTCCAAGCAGCAGCGCAAAGCCGACCTGGATCGCTTCTGGTTGGAGACGGTATGTTTTGCTGCCATGATAAGTGCCCGTAGTGTCCTCCCCAGCGGTCCCTCATGCGAGGATGTCCCTGTGCCGCAGCTCCTTTGTCTGGTGGGGGAAGCGTTTGACGACCACAGCGACGACGTGTGCGGCGCTGTCATCAACGTACGAGCCAAAGGGGACAAGATTGCCATCTGGACCACAGACTATGAAAACAAGGAGGCCATCACGCACATAGG GCGTGTGTACAAAGAGCGGCTCGGCGTCCCTTCCAAAGTGGTCATCGGCTACCAGTCGCACGCTGACACGGCCACAAAGAGCGGCTCCACCACCAAGAACAAGTTTGTCGCCTGA